A window of the Alnus glutinosa chromosome 4, dhAlnGlut1.1, whole genome shotgun sequence genome harbors these coding sequences:
- the LOC133865902 gene encoding branched-chain amino acid aminotransferase 1, mitochondrial-like isoform X1, giving the protein MIQRSARFGNLVRAFRLASSSSSSKIGGYYGLASQASSSLQQVCVSTSRDAEYANVDWDNLGFGLVPTDYMYIMKCSKGEDFEQGQLSDFGNIELSPAAGVLNYGQGVYEGTKAYMKEDGRLLLFRPDQNAIRLKISAERMCMPSPSIDQFINSLKQTVLANKRWVPPPGKGSLYIRPLIIGSGQILGLGAAPEYTFLIYVSPVGNYFKEGLAPLNLYVEDEFDRASLGGTGGVKAITNYAPGLKALTRAKNRGFSDVLYLDSMKKKSLEEVSSCNIFLVKGNSISTPATNGTILAGITRKSIIDIARDHGYQVEERVIMVDELIHADEVFCTGTAVGVAPVGSITYQGKRMEFKTGAQTVAQELYSTLEAIKKGLIEDKKGWIVEIGRGLALLPTTWLQMIVLMFVSSRGHEGRVLVWSIM; this is encoded by the exons ATGATTCAAAGAAGCGCACGCTTTGGTAACCTGGTTCGAGCGTTTCggcttgcttcttcttcttcatcatccaAG ATTGGAGGTTACTATGGACTTGCATCTCAGGCTTCGTCTTCCCTGCAACAAGTGTGCGTATCGACTAGCCG AGATGCTGAGTACGCTAATGTGGACTGGGATAATCTCGGATTTGGTTTGGTGCCAACTGATTACATGTACATTATGAAGTGTTCTAAAGGTGAGGATTTTGAACAAGGCCAACTTAGTGATTTTGGAAACATTGAACTAAGCCCTGCTGCCGGAGTTCTAAATTATGGGCAG GGGGTGTATGAAGGTACAAAAGCATATATGAAGGAAGATGGGCGCCTTCTTCTGTTCCGTCCAGACCAGAATGCAATTCGCTTGAAAATTAGTGCTGAGAGAATGTGCATGCCATCACCCTCCATTGATCAATTTATAAATTCTCTGAAGCAAACTGTCCTAGCCAACAAACGTTGG GTTCCTCCTCCAGGGAAAGGGTCTCTATACATTAGGCCTCTGATTATAGGAAGTGGTCAAATATTGGGTTTGGGTGCAGCACCTGAATACACATTCCTCATATATGTTTCCCCTGTTGGCAACTACTTCAAG GAGGGTTTGGCACCCTTGAACTTGTATGTTGAGGATGAGTTTGATCGTGCTTCTCTTGGTGGAACTGGAGGTGTCAAAGCAATTACCAACTATGCCCCA GGTTTGAAAGCATTAACTAGAGCAAAGAACAGAGGATTTTCTGATGTCTTGTACCTAGAttcaatgaaaaagaaaagtctcGAGGAGGTCTCTTCTTGTAACATCTTTCTTGTGAAG GGCAATTCCATTTCAACTCCTGCAACAAATGGTACCATTCTCGCAGGAATCACCCGTAAAAGCATCATCGACATTGCTCGTGATCATGGTTACCAG GTTGAGGAACGTGTTATTATGGTTGACGAATTGATCCATGCTGATGAAGTTTTCTGCACGGGAACCGCTGTCGGTGTGGCTCCTGTAGGTAGCATTACATATCAGGGTAAAAG GATGGAATTTAAAACGGGTGCTCAGACTGTGGCTCAGGAACTGTACTCGACCCTTGAAGCAATAAAAAAGGGTCTAATTGAGGATAAGAAGGGCTGGATAGTGGAGATAG GTCGGGGACTCGCTCTTCTACCTACAACTTGGTTGCAGATGATAGTATTGATGTTCGTGTCCAGTAGAGGCCATGAGGGTCGGGTTTTAGTTTGGAGCATTATGTAG
- the LOC133865405 gene encoding protein DETOXIFICATION 27-like isoform X1, which translates to MGIRQEEEDPLLVSGAEQQQQEQDRHEEENAGSVVRQTLLESKKMWVIAGPSILSRLAMFSMTVITQAFAGHLSDLDLAAISISSTVIIAITFGFLLGMASALETLCGQAFGAKQYHMLGIYLQRSWIVLFLFSVLLLPMFVFASPILKLLGQSNALAEQSGVVALWLIPMHLSFPFQFTLQRFLQSQLKTAVIAWISVGALAVHVFVSWFFVYKLGVGIVGAALTLDFSWWLSVFGLYGYAVCGGCPHSWTGFSAQAFAGLWEFSKLSVASGVMLALENFYYRVLIIVSGYLNKTEVAVDALSICMTIFGWESMIPLGFLAATGVRVANELGAGNAKGAKFATKISVLTSLVVGLLFWSITIAFHEKLAMIFTSTTSVIAMVNKLAVLLAFTILLNCIQPVLSGVAVGSGWQAVVAFVNLGSYYLVGVPLGVFLGWFLPFGITGIWCGMIGGTVVQTLILTIITVKCEWEKEAQKAHIHIREEQLPTTNLSSTNP; encoded by the exons ATGGGCAtcagacaagaagaagaagatcctcTGTTAGTGTCAGGCGCcgaacaacaacaacaagagcAAGATCGTCATGAAGAAGAGAATGCAGGGAGTGTGGTGAGACAAACGTTGTTGGAGTCGAAGAAGATGTGGGTAATTGCGGGGCCCTCCATCTTGAGTAGGCTCGCCATGTTCTCCATGACTGTCATAACCCAGGCATTCGCCGGCCACCTAAGTGACCTCGACCTCGCTGCCATCTCCATCTCCTCCACCGTCATCATCGCAATCACTTTTGGTTTCTTG CTGGGCATGGCGAGCGCGCTCGAGACGCTCTGTGGCCAAGCTTTCGGAGCCAAACAATACCACATGTTGGGCATTTACCTGCAACGTTCTTGGAttgttctgtttcttttttcgGTTCTGTTATTGCCCATGTTCGTTTTTGCTTCGCCCATACTAAAGCTTCTCGGCCAGTCCAATGCTTTGGCGGAGCAGTCAGGTGTGGTGGCATTGTGGCTGATCCCGATGCACCTGAGCTTCCCATTTCAGTTCACATTGCAGAGGTTCTTGCAAAGCCAGCTGAAGACTGCGGTTATTGCTTGGATCTCAGTGGGAGCTCTTGCAGTCCACGTGTTTGTGAGTTGGTTTTTTGTTTATAAGCTGGGGGTGGGGATTGTTGGGGCTGCTCTCACTCTTGATTTCTCGTGGTGGCTGTCCGTTTTTGGACTTTATGGGTACGCTGTTTGTGGTGGGTGTCCTCATTCGTGGACTGGGTTTTCAGCTCAAGCGTTTGCTGGGCTCTGGGAGTTTTCTAAGCTCTCTGTGGCTTCTGGGGTTATGCTCGC GTTGGAGAATTTCTATTACAGGGTATTGATTATAGTGTCTGGGTAtttaaacaaaactgaggttGCAGTTGATGCACTTTCCATCTG CATGACTATCTTTGGCTGGGAATCTATGATTCCTCTTGGATTTCTGGCTGCAACTGG CGTACGTGTAGCAAACGAGCTTGGTGCAGGCAATGCAAAAGGTGCAAAGTTTGCAACCAAAATCTCAGTGTTGACCTCCTTGGTTGTCGGACTTCTGTTTTGGTCAATAACCATAGCCTTCCATGAGAAGCTTGCGATGATCTTTACCTCCACAACTTCTGTTATTGCAATGGTCAATAAATTAGCAGTCTTGTTGGCATTCACTATTCTTCTAAATTGCATTCAACCAGTTCTTTCGG GGGTAGCTGTTGGATCTGGTTGGCAAGCAGTGGTGGCTTTTGTAAACTTAGGTAGCTACTACTTAGTTGGGGTCCCTCTTGGGGTTTTCTTGGGCTGGTTCCTGCCTTTCGGAATTACG GGCATCTGGTGTGGAATGATTGGCGGAACTGTGGTTCAGACATTGATATTAACTATCATCACTGTCAAATGTGAATGGGAAAAAGAG GCACAAAAAGCTCATATTCATATAAGAGAGGAGCAGCTTCCAACCACTAATCTCAGCTCAACAAATCCATAA
- the LOC133865902 gene encoding branched-chain amino acid aminotransferase 1, mitochondrial-like isoform X2 — protein sequence MIQRSARFGNLVRAFRLASSSSSSKIGGYYGLASQASSSLQQVDAEYANVDWDNLGFGLVPTDYMYIMKCSKGEDFEQGQLSDFGNIELSPAAGVLNYGQGVYEGTKAYMKEDGRLLLFRPDQNAIRLKISAERMCMPSPSIDQFINSLKQTVLANKRWVPPPGKGSLYIRPLIIGSGQILGLGAAPEYTFLIYVSPVGNYFKEGLAPLNLYVEDEFDRASLGGTGGVKAITNYAPGLKALTRAKNRGFSDVLYLDSMKKKSLEEVSSCNIFLVKGNSISTPATNGTILAGITRKSIIDIARDHGYQVEERVIMVDELIHADEVFCTGTAVGVAPVGSITYQGKRMEFKTGAQTVAQELYSTLEAIKKGLIEDKKGWIVEIGRGLALLPTTWLQMIVLMFVSSRGHEGRVLVWSIM from the exons ATGATTCAAAGAAGCGCACGCTTTGGTAACCTGGTTCGAGCGTTTCggcttgcttcttcttcttcatcatccaAG ATTGGAGGTTACTATGGACTTGCATCTCAGGCTTCGTCTTCCCTGCAACAAGT AGATGCTGAGTACGCTAATGTGGACTGGGATAATCTCGGATTTGGTTTGGTGCCAACTGATTACATGTACATTATGAAGTGTTCTAAAGGTGAGGATTTTGAACAAGGCCAACTTAGTGATTTTGGAAACATTGAACTAAGCCCTGCTGCCGGAGTTCTAAATTATGGGCAG GGGGTGTATGAAGGTACAAAAGCATATATGAAGGAAGATGGGCGCCTTCTTCTGTTCCGTCCAGACCAGAATGCAATTCGCTTGAAAATTAGTGCTGAGAGAATGTGCATGCCATCACCCTCCATTGATCAATTTATAAATTCTCTGAAGCAAACTGTCCTAGCCAACAAACGTTGG GTTCCTCCTCCAGGGAAAGGGTCTCTATACATTAGGCCTCTGATTATAGGAAGTGGTCAAATATTGGGTTTGGGTGCAGCACCTGAATACACATTCCTCATATATGTTTCCCCTGTTGGCAACTACTTCAAG GAGGGTTTGGCACCCTTGAACTTGTATGTTGAGGATGAGTTTGATCGTGCTTCTCTTGGTGGAACTGGAGGTGTCAAAGCAATTACCAACTATGCCCCA GGTTTGAAAGCATTAACTAGAGCAAAGAACAGAGGATTTTCTGATGTCTTGTACCTAGAttcaatgaaaaagaaaagtctcGAGGAGGTCTCTTCTTGTAACATCTTTCTTGTGAAG GGCAATTCCATTTCAACTCCTGCAACAAATGGTACCATTCTCGCAGGAATCACCCGTAAAAGCATCATCGACATTGCTCGTGATCATGGTTACCAG GTTGAGGAACGTGTTATTATGGTTGACGAATTGATCCATGCTGATGAAGTTTTCTGCACGGGAACCGCTGTCGGTGTGGCTCCTGTAGGTAGCATTACATATCAGGGTAAAAG GATGGAATTTAAAACGGGTGCTCAGACTGTGGCTCAGGAACTGTACTCGACCCTTGAAGCAATAAAAAAGGGTCTAATTGAGGATAAGAAGGGCTGGATAGTGGAGATAG GTCGGGGACTCGCTCTTCTACCTACAACTTGGTTGCAGATGATAGTATTGATGTTCGTGTCCAGTAGAGGCCATGAGGGTCGGGTTTTAGTTTGGAGCATTATGTAG
- the LOC133865405 gene encoding protein DETOXIFICATION 27-like isoform X2, translating into MGIRQEEEDPLLVSGAEQQQQEQDRHEEENAGSVVRQTLLESKKMWVIAGPSILSRLAMFSMTVITQAFAGHLSDLDLAAISISSTVIIAITFGFLLGMASALETLCGQAFGAKQYHMLGIYLQRSWIVLFLFSVLLLPMFVFASPILKLLGQSNALAEQSGVVALWLIPMHLSFPFQFTLQRFLQSQLKTAVIAWISVGALAVHVFVSWFFVYKLGVGIVGAALTLDFSWWLSVFGLYGYAVCGGCPHSWTGFSAQAFAGLWEFSKLSVASGVMLALENFYYRVLIIVSGYLNKTEVAVDALSIWLVPNSYTHDYLWLGIYDSSWISGCNWVCYWFVRVANELGAGNAKGAKFATKISVLTSLVVGLLFWSITIAFHEKLAMIFTSTTSVIAMVNKLAVLLAFTILLNCIQPVLSGVAVGSGWQAVVAFVNLGSYYLVGVPLGVFLGWFLPFGITGIWCGMIGGTVVQTLILTIITVKCEWEKEAQKAHIHIREEQLPTTNLSSTNP; encoded by the exons ATGGGCAtcagacaagaagaagaagatcctcTGTTAGTGTCAGGCGCcgaacaacaacaacaagagcAAGATCGTCATGAAGAAGAGAATGCAGGGAGTGTGGTGAGACAAACGTTGTTGGAGTCGAAGAAGATGTGGGTAATTGCGGGGCCCTCCATCTTGAGTAGGCTCGCCATGTTCTCCATGACTGTCATAACCCAGGCATTCGCCGGCCACCTAAGTGACCTCGACCTCGCTGCCATCTCCATCTCCTCCACCGTCATCATCGCAATCACTTTTGGTTTCTTG CTGGGCATGGCGAGCGCGCTCGAGACGCTCTGTGGCCAAGCTTTCGGAGCCAAACAATACCACATGTTGGGCATTTACCTGCAACGTTCTTGGAttgttctgtttcttttttcgGTTCTGTTATTGCCCATGTTCGTTTTTGCTTCGCCCATACTAAAGCTTCTCGGCCAGTCCAATGCTTTGGCGGAGCAGTCAGGTGTGGTGGCATTGTGGCTGATCCCGATGCACCTGAGCTTCCCATTTCAGTTCACATTGCAGAGGTTCTTGCAAAGCCAGCTGAAGACTGCGGTTATTGCTTGGATCTCAGTGGGAGCTCTTGCAGTCCACGTGTTTGTGAGTTGGTTTTTTGTTTATAAGCTGGGGGTGGGGATTGTTGGGGCTGCTCTCACTCTTGATTTCTCGTGGTGGCTGTCCGTTTTTGGACTTTATGGGTACGCTGTTTGTGGTGGGTGTCCTCATTCGTGGACTGGGTTTTCAGCTCAAGCGTTTGCTGGGCTCTGGGAGTTTTCTAAGCTCTCTGTGGCTTCTGGGGTTATGCTCGC GTTGGAGAATTTCTATTACAGGGTATTGATTATAGTGTCTGGGTAtttaaacaaaactgaggttGCAGTTGATGCACTTTCCATCTGGTTAGTTCCAAATTCCTACACC CATGACTATCTTTGGCTGGGAATCTATGATTCCTCTTGGATTTCTGGCTGCAACTGGGTATGTTACTGGTT CGTACGTGTAGCAAACGAGCTTGGTGCAGGCAATGCAAAAGGTGCAAAGTTTGCAACCAAAATCTCAGTGTTGACCTCCTTGGTTGTCGGACTTCTGTTTTGGTCAATAACCATAGCCTTCCATGAGAAGCTTGCGATGATCTTTACCTCCACAACTTCTGTTATTGCAATGGTCAATAAATTAGCAGTCTTGTTGGCATTCACTATTCTTCTAAATTGCATTCAACCAGTTCTTTCGG GGGTAGCTGTTGGATCTGGTTGGCAAGCAGTGGTGGCTTTTGTAAACTTAGGTAGCTACTACTTAGTTGGGGTCCCTCTTGGGGTTTTCTTGGGCTGGTTCCTGCCTTTCGGAATTACG GGCATCTGGTGTGGAATGATTGGCGGAACTGTGGTTCAGACATTGATATTAACTATCATCACTGTCAAATGTGAATGGGAAAAAGAG GCACAAAAAGCTCATATTCATATAAGAGAGGAGCAGCTTCCAACCACTAATCTCAGCTCAACAAATCCATAA